The following are encoded together in the Microbacterium hatanonis genome:
- a CDS encoding DNA repair helicase XPB, translated as MADGPLIVQSDRTVLLEVAHPDAESARHELAVFAELERAPEHIHTYRITRLGLWNARAAGHTAEDMLDTLSRWTRFPVPASVTIDISETVNRYGRLVIERDAEGALVLRSTDAAVLAEVARNKRIQPLLIGRPSPDSFAVDAWARGHIKQELLKIGWPAEDLAGYTPGTPHEIDLAEDGWTLRPYQRQAVDTFTEGGSGVVVLPCGAGKTLVGAAAMADTKTTTLILVTNTVSARQWRDELLRRTSLTPEEIGEYSGQAKEIKPVTIATYQILTAKRGGQYAHLALLDALDWGLVVYDEVHLLPAPVFKLTADLQARRRLGLTATLVREDGREGDVFSLIGPKRFDAPWKEIEAQGFISPAACYEVRVDLPDGDRMEYAAAADEDRYRIAATAPAKIDVVRGLVERHSGERILVIGQYLDQIDLLSESLGAPKITGATPIPEREELFQAFRVGEISVLVVSKVANFSIDLPEASVAIQVSGSFGSRQEEAQRLGRLLRPKKSGNTASFYTLIARDTVDQDFAQNRQRFLAEQGYAYTILDADGILAPAA; from the coding sequence ATGGCTGACGGCCCCCTCATCGTCCAGAGCGACCGCACGGTGCTTCTCGAAGTGGCGCACCCCGACGCTGAGAGCGCCCGGCACGAACTGGCGGTCTTCGCCGAGCTTGAGCGCGCGCCCGAGCACATCCACACCTACCGGATCACCCGCCTCGGGCTGTGGAACGCCCGCGCTGCCGGGCACACCGCCGAAGACATGCTCGACACCCTCAGCCGCTGGACGCGCTTCCCCGTGCCCGCGTCGGTGACGATCGACATCAGCGAGACCGTGAACCGCTACGGCCGCCTCGTCATCGAGCGGGACGCCGAAGGCGCCCTCGTGCTCAGGTCGACGGATGCTGCGGTGCTGGCCGAGGTCGCCCGCAACAAGCGCATCCAGCCGCTGCTCATCGGCCGCCCGTCGCCCGACTCCTTCGCGGTCGACGCGTGGGCGCGCGGCCACATCAAGCAGGAGCTGCTGAAGATCGGCTGGCCCGCCGAAGACCTCGCGGGGTACACCCCCGGAACCCCTCACGAGATCGACCTCGCCGAAGACGGGTGGACGCTCCGCCCCTACCAGCGGCAGGCCGTCGACACCTTCACCGAAGGCGGATCGGGCGTCGTCGTGCTCCCCTGCGGCGCGGGCAAGACCCTCGTCGGAGCGGCCGCCATGGCCGACACGAAGACCACCACGCTGATCCTGGTCACCAACACCGTCAGCGCCCGGCAGTGGCGCGACGAGCTGCTACGTCGCACGTCGCTCACCCCGGAGGAGATCGGGGAGTACTCCGGTCAGGCGAAGGAGATCAAGCCGGTCACCATCGCGACCTACCAGATCCTCACCGCCAAGCGCGGCGGTCAGTACGCCCACCTCGCGCTCCTCGACGCCCTCGACTGGGGCCTCGTGGTCTACGACGAGGTGCACCTGCTCCCCGCGCCGGTGTTCAAGCTCACCGCCGACCTGCAGGCGCGGCGCCGGCTGGGACTCACCGCCACGCTCGTCCGCGAGGACGGACGGGAGGGCGACGTCTTCAGCCTCATCGGCCCCAAGCGGTTCGACGCGCCGTGGAAGGAGATCGAGGCCCAGGGCTTCATCTCCCCCGCCGCCTGCTACGAGGTGCGGGTCGACCTGCCCGACGGTGACCGCATGGAGTACGCCGCGGCCGCCGACGAAGACCGCTACCGGATCGCCGCCACCGCACCCGCGAAGATCGACGTCGTCCGAGGACTCGTGGAGCGCCACTCCGGCGAGCGCATCCTCGTGATCGGTCAGTACCTCGACCAGATCGACCTGCTCTCCGAGTCGCTCGGAGCCCCGAAGATCACCGGCGCGACTCCGATCCCCGAGCGCGAAGAGCTCTTCCAGGCCTTCCGCGTCGGCGAGATCTCGGTGCTGGTGGTCTCGAAGGTCGCGAACTTCTCGATCGACCTGCCCGAAGCATCCGTCGCCATCCAGGTGTCGGGATCCTTCGGCTCCCGCCAGGAGGAGGCCCAGCGCCTCGGACGCCTGCTCCGCCCCAAGAAATCGGGCAACACCGCGAGCTTCTACACCCTGATCGCCCGCGACACGGTCGACCAGGACTTCGCGCAGAACCGTCAGCGCTTCCTCGCCGAGCAGGGCTACGCGTACACGATCCTCGACGCCGACGGCATCCTCGCGCCCGCCGCGTAG